The sequence AGTTCCAGTATCTCTTTGGAAAAAAGGGTTCTATTTGGAGGGGATATGTACACCATTTCTTCTATACTTATGCATAACTTTTTTAGGATAAGCagattttttcttgaaatcccAATTTGGGGATTTCATTTatgatatttcctttttattttttagtaagATAGTTTATATGAAAAGCTAGGATACAATTGTTATCtagttatttttatgaatttgcTGTTTTTTCTAagattttaaaatcattttcagGATGAAGCCGAAGTTTTTTCTGCTTTATTCATGATTGGTCAAAACCACGGAGAGTTTTTAGTCAGACTGATTAATGAAGCTTCCCAAATGGTAAGTACTGATCCCTGTAGATCCTGTACATTACCTCTTTTTTTCAACATCTAGTACATTAGCCCATTTGATGGTTTTATGGACATTTCCATTTATTAGTATGCTGAGCTTCTTTATGGGTTTAAGATGTTATGAGTTCTATATGTTAGCCTTTTCAACAAATTGGCCAGACCTTTTAAATAAGTAATCATGTTGAACATGAGCatttatatttgtttagtttAGCAGTTTAGATTCTAAAAATCGACATCGACATTGCTAGCTTTATATAATAGGATCTTCCTGTGCTGTCAGCTCATATCTTTCACTTTGTGagtatttcatttaatttgacTCCATTATATCTTCTATGTAGGATACACGTAACTAACAAAAGTGAAAAGTAAGTAGGGTTCTTTGGTAGGAGGAGTCTCATGCATGACCCTATCATATCACAATACATGTGTCAAGGTGAACAACTTATTTTGGGTGGTGAGAAATGTGCAATAGGTCATTTTAAAGGCCAGCATCTTAGACATTTTAACTGCACATGTAATGAAATCGAAGAGCTTAGATGTTTTTGTCATGCATAGCTTTTCCAGTCAAAATTTAGGCTTTCTTTCTGGTGttgtgaaattttgaaaatgccCAATGTTAATCTTCTTGTTCTTTATATTTTGTCAATTTCACTTATACAAGTTTTTTCTGTCACCATCTAATATATGCACAGATAGAGCCCTCTTCTGGAAGCAAGTTGGGTTATGacaatgtgaggaaagcttcaTATCTAGTACTCGCCACCTCTGCTCCAGTATCAATGAAGCAGCAAACTTGCAGCATTCCACCAAGAATGTTCTCTTATGCAGTCACACTATTAGGGAGAGTCTCTCACAGTTTCGCAGATATAGTTGACCAGAGAACATTTTTGGCTTATCTTTCTTGTTGCAGTAGATTCACATTTGTTTCTGCATCAGAGTTTTTTAAAATGGAAGAGCATCGTCTGTTACCTCATCAAAACAATAAAATGGAAGAGCATCTGGAGGAAGGTGATGTGCAATTGACACAAAGACGTGAAATCTCTGAATACGACATTTGGAGGAAATTACAACTGAAGGAAGCGGAAAGCTCGCTTTTGGACTTCCAGGTTGAGCATTGTAAAGATAGAAATTGTGTGAATATCGTCCTTCAGGTGGTAATAGACATTTGGCCATCACTGAAACTTGGATTGATCAATGAAGTAACTTGCACACTGAGGTAGCAATTCTCTAGTAGCAATATGACCACCCTTGAATACAActgttatttattttctttcattttattgttttgaGTACTTGCAGGATCCTATTATAGTTTATAGACATAGTTTACTTCTTCTGCAATGGTTGGCAAATCTTTTCAGACATATCTTGCTTGTTGTCAGTTGTAAATTTTAGGTATATTCCTGTCAAGTTATCAAATACTATATCTGTTGCTAATGTTACTCAACTGTATGGTTTATGCAGGAGTTTGAAGGCAGAATTGGGAACGAGATCAAATCACAATCATAGGGGTGAGTTAGTGTTTGCTTTGCAATATATAGATGCCTTGGAACAACTTGGACACTTGTGGCATCACTTGGTGTTTTCCAAGGAGTTTTACTTCCATAAATGGGGGAAATTGGAGTGTTCTTTGAAAAAACTGGACAGATGCCTGAGGGACATGAGATATAAGTTAATAGGTTTAACCAAAAAGGACAATTTTCTTATCTTAGAGTTAATAATTGCAAACAGTATACTGACGCTTTGTAATATGGAAGCCTGTGCGAATACTCTAAAGAAGTTACAGTCTGTCATGTCTTGTATTGAACATATTTGTGGAGAAGAATCCACTGAATCATCCAATTTTGTGGTTGAAGTTCAGAAGTCATTGAGTGAGATTGACACCTCTAGTTGTTCAATCTTGGACAATCCATATCTCCTTCTGAAGTCTCTAGAGCATTTCACTCCAAGAATGGTAGTTTCGTCAGGGAATCTCAAATATATGGAAGCTGAACTGCAGTGTCAAGGCAATGAATTTCAAAATCCTCTTCCTTTCATCTCTGGGCTGCCTGTTGGTTTATCTTTAGACATCAAACTCAATAACATCTCGAACGAGAGTAGGTTGTGGATAAaaatgagttgtgaagcgagTCTAACTCAGTTTGTTTTCCTTGATTTGCATGAGATCGAAGGAGACGATGAAGTGAGGAAATTCACATTTGTCGCACCCTTCTACCAAACCCCCAAGGCAAACTGTTTCTCATTGAAGATCTGTATTGTTCTAGAGTGCATATCTGACAGTGATCAGTTGTTCAGGGGCTATGGAGGTCCTAAGCATGAAGTTGTTCATctttgtgaagaaaaagaagtgtATTTTTCCGTTCAAGTCAGGTAATTGTGTTCCAGTTTGATCAAGTGTGATCCAAAGACGGCTATAGTTTTCTAAATTATGGTGCTCATTGTCAAATGCTGGTACACTCAGTTGCTGGATTTATACAGGTTTCTCCTTATCAAGTAGTAATGACCATGGACTACCCATAGAACCGAGAGTTCTAAGCGAGTAGAGCGATGAGTGCTTCATTTTAGCAGGTTGCAGAGCAGGAGTAGGAGTAGCAAGGCACTACCAAGGAATTTAGTGAAGTGCAGAACTTAAGAAATTGAACATGCTTAAACTGGTATTCATTTTGATCATCTCGGTATCGAGTACATTGTTCTGAGAGTTTTAGCTATCGAAGGATCCCATGTTGTATAGTGTATACATGAAGTTGAAACTGATATGTAGCTTTTCGAGAATGGATAGATTATGAGATGAGTTTGTAAaggaaaaagaacaagaaattaTATTGTGCAGCTCCAATATTTGTACAATAGAACTTTTGCTAGTGAGCTTTGTGCCTGATACTCTTAAATTACACTCCATCctatctcaatttatgtgagcCAATTGGATTACCACATAGTTTAAGAAAGAACGAAGATTTTCAAAACTTATGATGTCAAACATGTCAAAGCATAGGTGTTATAACACTTTTGAAAATTGTAGTTTAAATATTTCTTGTCGTtggtaataacaataaatacAGAAAATTGTTTCTGTATTTAGAAAAGGATCATTGAATTATTCCAAAATTTAGTTTATGATGTTGATTGGGGAAGGGATTGATGATTTGCTTATTTAAACTTggacaattttttctttatgcACTATTTTTGAAGTCAAGTTAGATTCAAATTACATCTCAATCTCAAACAAATTGGATCGCCTACATATTCATTTAGCTCAACTCATGTTACTATTGTATTAAAATTAATGTCACACTACATGATTGAACATTTTGCTATTTCCATGTTTTAAGAGCTAGCCAAGACTAGTTTTTAGTGAAGAAGCATTTGACAATATCATACAATATAATGAGTTTACTAGTATTTTGTAATTGCCTCATGGTACTCAAAACTGTTACATAGCTCATTAATAGAGAAAGGAAAACTATAGTAACCTTGGATCATATCGATGGAGGGTATGTGTGACAATAATGAATTAAGAGGTCATTAGATAATATGAAGTTTCGAAAGCGTACACATATTTTATTCTCATCTTGTGGAGATAGAGAtattaattccaaaaaaaaaattcgataTAAGTATTCCATATTAAAAcagatttaaaaagaaaaagaaaataaaaattaagatcaagatatcgaaaaaatattctaaagtatatataaaagttaaaaaacaaataaacacataattaGCAAAACACAAAAACTATCATTAATACTActgaaaaacaaagagaaacctATCTCACTGAACaacttttaaaacccaacattaTTATCAAATATCAAATGTTTTGTTATAAAACAAGATTCTTACATATCCTTCAGATCTCGAAGCATCCTATGAGTAAAAATCAACTTAAAGAAAGgagtagaaaaaaataataaaacaaatatcTTGAATCGAGCATTGGCTTTGAGCCCCACGGCCATATTTGCTTTTATTTGGTCCATTTCTCcattcattattttttggttATACAACTTTTATCTTGGGCCCCAAACTCCACTTGgaataatctaaaaaaattacgtgaataagtaaatatttacgCGAATAGGGTTGAAGAttgggataattgtatataataacaaactaataatctaaaataaatggagtaactagggtttgatttaattgtgctccataacaaacgtttgcaaaaattTGCCAGTCGCCTCTCTctcaaaaatctcgctcgccactctcccattctcgctccAATCTCTCGcccgcttcctcactttttatacaaacacaactgtataaaaattgtttctatttatataaagcagagaaaattgtacaaatacatatattttttgttccctttctcccctcttccagatctcgctcgcaaccctcgcctttctcacttatacaaacagaagagaaatgtataaattgcgtttctgtttgtataaagcgtgagaaaattgtatatacacatgcaagtacatatattttcgtcctatacacttataattatacaataaaaatacttccCTGCCccgtttcttttgcctttctctctttctcgttttatacaaattcaaattgtatctaatttctctctttctcgttttatacaattcgatacAATTGTATATTCTCTGTCCGAGTCTCTTTtatctttctctttctcattttatacaaattcaaattgtatataatcattctatacacttataatcatacaattcgttttatatgcttcgtttatacaattttctgcccaagtgtctttctctttctcgttttatacacttcgtttatATAGCTTATCGGTTGTTGCTATAAAATTAATGGTATAAAGACTTGGACatttatatatcttaaaatacaaattttgagatttaacttgtttgtaaaaaaaaatataataatgaattGTGATAAAGGAAATACAACTATTTATTACTCTTGACTTGAAAGTAATACTACTATTCAAAAGGTTTGATAATGAAACAGAAAAAACTTGAAATCCCTGTACTTTTAGGGTGGTTTGGCACTACAATAATttcaagaagaaaatataaaattattttactttgcGTCTAATCGAAGGTATTAGAtaatcttaaaattatttatctcatcatttatattttagtgATGAAAATAAGTTATACTATATTATCTCaatatcttaaaataattaatatcgaAATAACTTGATCCTAACTAAACGACTGATAATCACAGTAACTCATCAAgtgtttttcttttagttttccccaaaacaaaaaaaaaaagttgttggtCCAAACATTATGCTTTCtcacttctttattttattatatttgggTTCATTGGTTTTTGTAAATTGCTACTCTGTGTCACTGTGAGCTTCAGTTCAGTAAGACTCAGCAATGACTATAGGCAGCAGATCCAAGAAATATTTAAGAGATAAATATCAGAAAATAATAGAACCCCAttataaaatgaagtaataatagtaatatatattttttttaagaaaaaaaaacaagatgaaaaatatatgaacaaaCAATTCACACGTTGCTGTTACACTTTTGTTTAGATTACCAACTTAGTAGGCGGATTTCAAGGGGGACacccaaaaaaaatcatgtctatCTGACATCAACAtcatatctttatttttaataattaaacttCACTACAAAGAGTAGTGTGACGTGGTAGAAATTCTAAATTCGAATCTTGAgaacgaaaaaataaaaataatctataGTATTTGGTATTAAGGAAAAATGATAACGAATTTTGAATGTAACTTGCGGAACTTATTTTCCTTACTTTCATTAGtcgtaaaaaaatatttcgacTAACCAAACACGGGAAAATTGGACCAAAGACAACCCTAATATTCAACTGATTTTCTTCTTGTCTCTTGCCTTTGCATAATACCACCAGCACAATAAACAGTGGAAAGTGTAACTGAAAAGTAGGTTAGTCACTCATACCTGCTAGCTGCTAACCTTCTGTCAGTTTTTGTCATCATATTAGAGAGAAACATATATCTGAATCTTAATATTTGCTTTAACCTGCATGCACATGCAAAGACAGTGGTGAAAGGATCATTTTCTGCATTATATAGTCCATTGATCCAGTTATTACATGTGTATCTGAAGGTAAAGTATAACAAAAAGAGCCAAAAGGGTATCTTCTTACAGCCTAATAATGACTAAAGAGGGAGAAAGaacagaagaaatttcatcattttgtgTAGAATTATTATGAAAGATAGATATCAAGGGGACCCAAATCAAGACTTTCTTGTCTTTACTCTAAAGCTTTAAGCTTTAAGTGTAAACAAAAGAACCCCACAAGGAGTAAATAAAGCTTTTGGTAAACTCCCTGATTTGTGgtcaaattagaaaaaaaagataaagagacTCTGAAATGCTACAgtaaagaggagaaaagaacATTACATTATTCATTTGCACTGCTGTTTCAGCAGCAGAGTCTTCAACCAGAACTCAGATTTGAACTGCAATCGTCACATAAGCCTATGAGCAAAAGCACCAATGAACCTGTCTAATGTTCTCAAAATTAGGCCATGTAATACATACTACAAAAGAGACAGAACAGTAAGAATATCTTTCCACTTAGAAGGGAATACATTTATTCATCTGCTGAGAATATTGACCTCAATGCAATAATGCaaataatttgctatacatacaGAAAATATTCCTCTTCCCACCACTAGATAAAAGtacaaaactgaaaaaaaattcCACATATCTACAACATAGCAAAAAATCAAAGGGAAAAAGCCAACTAGCTGAAAGGAGCCTATGACCAAAAATGCGCCCTTTCTCTTTCATCCTTGCCCGGAACGAAAGTAAGAATagccaaagaaaaaaaaaagaaaacaagtaCTAGTATTCAGTTATCTGTAAGTTGTTTCCTACTTAATAGAATAAGAACGGGTGCATACAGCCTCAAGGGCCTCTGTCATCAAGGAAGAAAAGCTGGTCATAGCTTGGAAAACTCCCGGAAGCCCTGTTTGAATGTTGTTCAGAGTCATTGCTCTGGTTACCTCCACTGCTTTAGAATGCTTCACCATCTCATCTTCCACACGCCGTTGGCTAGCTGCAAGCTCAGCCTTTTTCTCAGCAAGAGGGTCTCGTGCATCTAAAATATTACCATTATCAGGTCCCCCATCAGGAAGTCCAATGCCAACCATGGAGAAAGAATTGTAATACTTCCTTTCAATGTTCCTGACACTCGAAGCCTTTTTCTCAAGCTCCTTTGATGCAGATTCAGTTCGCTTTTTGATCTTCAACTCCTCCGTTTGTTTCACATATATCGAATGAACAACATTTATGAAGCTTTTGATAGCTTCTGATGCAACAGTGTCAGGAATACGGTCAAGTGCTAGCTTCCACTCATCGCAAAACATAAATGAATCTGAGAACTCCCTGTTGCCATTAGTTGGCTCAGTATTGACAGATACAAGGGTGAGCTTGAACCAACCATGAAGGGATCGGATAAAGTCCCTTTGAAATTTTATCAGGCGACAATAACTCGAGTGCCATGCAGATACAGCAGACTCAAGGTCACGTGTTGCCTGCCGGTGTAGGTCAGATGTCGATTGACCTTTAATTTCTCTGTTGATGAGGCCACGCACCTGCTGCACAATGTCATTCTGAACTTGATGGAACTGGTTCATGGATTTCCACATGTACATAAATCTGCATCAGTTTATACCAATATCAGTTGAGGACTAGTCAGGGGTATAACTTAGAAAATAGTAAACACTTTGTTATCTTAGTGATTGCCAAAATTCCAGATTGAGCTTTATCAATACTGATAGGCCTAAGAACCATCACTATATTTAGCCATCAATTACACATATCAAAGCACAAGAGATATTCCAAATATCCAAAAATAGTGAATCCATCATGGCCACAATCTTGTCAGACTCTAGAAAGATGCTCCATGGACATCCTTTCATTGTCAGGAAGACAAAAGTCGAACATTTAAAGATCCATAAGTTCTCAACTACCACTGAAACAGACAAATATTAACACCAACACATTTTACATGTGAGAGCAAGACAAATATTAACACCAACACATTTTACATGTGAGAGCATGACTTTAGGTAAGATCAATATCAGGTAGGATATGTTGAACCTATTCAATTCAATTGCAAGGAAATAGTCTTGAGACAGCACACAATTACATGGGTGATTTAGGTTCTGCAAACGATttccaaaagaaaagaataactTGGAAGAAATTCCGGGAAGGCAGTAACCAGACTTATTCAATCTCATAATGGTAGAAGGTTGGCTCCAATATGTTGAGTTTCCTCTAATCAGTATTGCAACATAGTATCATTTTAACCTATGACCCATGTATGTGTCTACCAGCAAGTAATCTGAATAAAATTGGTTGTCAACAAATTTCAAATCAAGTATTCACAAACACAAGGACTTACCCATGACAAAGTTCAACAAGCTGCGGGACAAGGTCAGAGTCCCTTAGGCCAATAATGGCAGAGGACGTAGTGGAAACAGCTTGCGATGTGACCACCATCAGTGACTGCAACCTTGTTATTGAGGCCTTGGTTTTGTCCAACTTGGCTATGTCATCACTTCTGCTTTCCTGACTCTGTAATGTTGCCAACTTCTTTTCATGCTCAATTTTAACTCCTTCCCTCGCCTGCATTTACAGTACTCAGATTAAACAAATGTGTGGGAGCTAAAGCATTGCGCAAGGAAGTAGTCGCTCAAGTTGCCTTTTCTTCAACCCCCACCCcacaccccaccccacccacccccacaaaaaaaaaaggatcttAACAACACACAATTCCTATGCTACTTTCCATAAAAGCACTAGTCTATGAAATAAGGCTTATAGTGTTGAAgatataagttaattaaataaaagtgTGTTCTCTTTAATAAGTTGATCTTTTAGAtgatatatatagttaaataaaAGTGTATTCTCTCTAATAATTTAAACTTAAGTTTTAGAGTGATGGTCACACACTTCAGCATATATGACCATTTTAATAGATTAGTTTTAAGGCAGGCACGGTACCTTCATGTTCTATATCAAAATCTAATAATAGCTCAAAGCTGTCCATGTCAAGTGATGTAACTACCTGGGGTACTTTATTCAGTACACCATTATTGACTAAAAATGAGTGCAAACAAGTTAGATTACACAGGTCTTTGGATGAGCATGACCCGACTGATTTTTACACTTCTATCTACCGTAACATTTATAAGATCCCAACTGAAAACCTGGCACTCTGTTGCTCtactaaaatattaatataccATCACAATAATTGAGTATAGTTTACCCAATGCTTGATTGATCCAGAGTGGATTTAACTACAGCTTTTGATCTTTGCAGACAACCAGTTAACCGACCGACAGGATGATTGCAAAAGACCAATTGGTATAAAACACAAGAAAGTAAATATATCTTGAAGACTAAGAGCAAATGGAATTGAGAAGAGCACCTTCACTTCCTGATACAGTTTCTTTTCCCATGCCAAGAGTCGCTCCAAGGTGGAACAAAGACTCTTTTGGCCACCTTCATCAATAGAACTAGGTTCAAAACGATACTTGACCGCCAATGGAGGTTTTGAAGACCAGGTGGAGCTTATAGTGCTAAATACTCCACTGGAATGATACACAGTTTCTGCAATGCACcgaaaaaacaatattaaatcCTAAACAAAGAATcgaaaattttcaataaaatttgcTTAACTGGATCGCAAGGTGAAGATAGTCAATGTCAATCAACTAAACCTCAACCTAAAAATAGTTAGCAAATGATATGAATCATCTTCATTGgtcaaaatttgactaattttaccATGAGTATAAGCTACCACAACTCTACTCCTTTATCCAAACCTGGAACTGGCTATGCTAAGCTCACATAAGTGTATTCACATATGCATCACAGAAAACATACAACACCCACTAATTGCTATGTTATAACTTATGATCAAAAGGCACAGATAAAGCAATAAAAATCGAAAGTTGCAGTCCACAAAAATGAAGattccaaaaacaaaaagacTCACTCTTTAACTGCTTAAAGCTCCGGTCAAGCTGAGCTCGACCTGTCTCCAACATCTCAGACACCTGCTCACCAGCAGAAGCAGTCTTATCAAAGTATTCCTTAATGGCAGCAACAATCTCTGCTAGATCCTTGTGCCTCACCACTATACTTCTATCAGATACCATCTCCACTTTCCCATTTCCGTTCCCCCAACTCATCGAAGACGACCCACCGTCCTCCGACATCTTATCAGATTTCTTCACTGAGAAATTCTTTGTATTCACATTAATATTAGAACCTTCCTCATTCTTCACGGAAGCAGTAGACCCGAAATTCGATCGGGATGGCCCATACCCAGATCTTATATCATCCTTTTCctctacttcttcttcttcatcgtcatcatcatcagaTGAAGTTGTAGTACTGTAATGATCGTGATCTCCCCACTCGCTGCACTGTACCTCTTCTCTCTCAGCTTCACTCTCCCAGTTATTCAAATGGTGGGCTGCATAGTTCTGCTTGTTTTCACCAACCTTTTTCTGATTCCGGACAGACCCATTTGCCAATTTCTCATCGTTAACACTATCAGTATCGAAAAAGTCAAATTGCTTGTTCGATTTTCCATGAAGTGATTGGTCACTAGGATGATGTTGGTGCTGATGCTGATGATGATGCTGAGAGTATTGTGAATGAGATGTGTAGTTTGACGCCTTATCTTCCTCATCATCCTCCGGATCAGCTTCTCGAGAGAAATTGTTCTTATTGTGGACGCGTTCGAAGTACTCTGAACTTGGAGGGGAAGGAGGGTAGAAATTTTCCCAGTTCCAAACAGAGGAAGCTTGTGAAGGAGTACTAGAATACGTCGAATTTGCTTTCGCATCGTATGTATAATCCTCATTATATGAATTCAAACTTGACCCAGAAAGAATGTGCGGAAGTTTCAGGGGCTTTTTCTGCTGTACCGGGGGCTGACGCTGATGAGAGGAAACAGAGGAGGCAGAAAGTATATGAGGAAGCTTTGAAGAAGCTATCGTCGGTGACGGCGACGGAAAAAACGGCGGTGGGGGTGGTGGTGGatgaagagaaggagaaggagatgGGATACGAATAGGGGGTGGGGGTGGAGGGGTTTTGATGTTAGTAGCAGCAGTAGTCGAAAAAGACGTACGGAGGAGAACAGCAGGAGTATGATCAGAAACAGAAAGTGGTTCACCGGCGGCAAAGGTAGATAAAGCAGAACCCGTAACACGAAGTGAACGACAGTAATCAGAATGAGCTGCTGCTAAGTGATGACGAGCATAAACAGCTTCTTTCATCAATCGCCGGCGGTCTTTACACCGCCGGACAGTATCTTCATTATCTAGCTTCGACGCCGCGCAACCCATcgttaaatatcaaaaaaaataaaatcaaatggGTCTCCGCCGTTGACGGTGGCTATTCCGGCGGCGCAGTTACTGGTGTTGCTATGGAGTTAAAGAAGTTGCGACGGCGATGGGCGGAGacggtgaa comes from Solanum pennellii chromosome 1, SPENNV200 and encodes:
- the LOC107008479 gene encoding protein SIEL isoform X1, whose protein sequence is MEHLLRSNLETNNNNNPQAILQALSLISNPSNSDSTLSSIAKVLITSLKYPNPKSNSHRFIHHHILRLFSLLLHRCPHLHHNLISAIREFSLLPSTSTRLLVDALTCLSISDSNVNDESTFLSLVFRPCVSVRHWLLLNVSKFDIRPSVLLTVLLGFTKDPYPCIRNVALSGLADLCECIIVEDENLIKGCYFRAVELLFDSEDLVRCSAVHAVSACGQLIVASKQESKGDWSDALFLQLCSMVRDMSVKVRVEAFKALGKIETVSEYILLQTLSKKASSITKEMNFPGQYSETLFRIPAASAVLAFLHGLEDEFDVVRVSACGALQSLAIHSADFSNMVVNLLMGILNDDSMAVKLQALDTLHHLTMFRLLKVQQPHLHMFLGILLDSCSLIRCRARKVLKLTELPSLGMFKMCVDGLIRDLELYPQDEAEVFSALFMIGQNHGEFLVRLINEASQMIEPSSGSKLGYDNVRKASYLVLATSAPVSMKQQTCSIPPRMFSYAVTLLGRVSHSFADIVDQRTFLAYLSCCSRFTFVSASEFFKMEEHRLLPHQNNKMEEHLEEGDVQLTQRREISEYDIWRKLQLKEAESSLLDFQVEHCKDRNCVNIVLQVVIDIWPSLKLGLINEVTCTLRSLKAELGTRSNHNHRGELVFALQYIDALEQLGHLWHHLVFSKEFYFHKWGKLECSLKKLDRCLRDMRYKLIGLTKKDNFLILELIIANSILTLCNMEACANTLKKLQSVMSCIEHICGEESTESSNFVVEVQKSLSEIDTSSCSILDNPYLLLKSLEHFTPRMVVSSGNLKYMEAELQCQGNEFQNPLPFISGLPVGLSLDIKLNNISNESRLWIKMSCEASLTQFVFLDLHEIEGDDEVRKFTFVAPFYQTPKANCFSLKICIVLECISDSDQLFRGYGGPKHEVVHLCEEKEVYFSVQVRFLLIK
- the LOC107008479 gene encoding protein SIEL isoform X2, translated to MEHLLRSNLETNNNNNPQAILQALSLISNPSNSDSTLSSIAKVLITSLKYPNPKSNSHRFIHHHILRLFSLLLHRCPHLHHNLISAIREFSLLPSTSTRLLVDALTCLSISDSNVNDESTFLSLVFRPCVSVRHWLLLNVSKFDIRPSVLLTVLLGFTKDPYPCIRNVALSGLADLCECIIVEDENLIKGCYFRAVELLFDSEDLVRCSAVHAVSACGQLIVASKQESKGDWSDALFLQLCSMVRDMSVKVRVEAFKALGKIETVSEYILLQTLSKKASSITKEMNFPGQYSETLFRIPAASAVLAFLHGLEDEFDVVRVSACGALQSLAIHSADFSNMVVNLLMGILNDDSMAVKLQALDTLHHLTMFRLLKVQQPHLHMFLGILLDSCSLIRCRARKVLKLTELPSLGMFKMCVDGLIRDLELYPQDEAEVFSALFMIGQNHGEFLVRLINEASQMIEPSSGSKLGYDNVRKASYLVLATSAPVSMKQQTCSIPPRMFSYAVTLLGRVSHSFADIVDQRTFLAYLSCCSRFTFVSASEFFKMEEHRLLPHQNNKMEEHLEEGDVQLTQRREISEYDIWRKLQLKEAESSLLDFQVEHCKDRNCVNIVLQVVIDIWPSLKLGLINEVTCTLRSLKAELGTRSNHNHRGELVFALQYIDALEQLGHLWHHLVFSKEFYFHKWGKLECSLKKLDRCLRDMRYKLIGLTKKDNFLILELIIANSILTLCNMEACANTLKKLQSVMSCIEHICGEESTESSNFVVEVQKSLSEIDTSSCSILDNPYLLLKSLEHFTPRMVVSSGNLKYMEAELQCQGNEFQNPLPFISGLPVGLSLDIKLNNISNESRLWIKMSCEASLTQFVFLDLHEIEGDDEVRKFTFVAPFYQTPKANCFSLKICIVLECISDSDQLFRGYGGPKHEVVHLCEEKEVYFSVQVR
- the LOC107005193 gene encoding nitrate regulatory gene2 protein-like — protein: MGCAASKLDNEDTVRRCKDRRRLMKEAVYARHHLAAAHSDYCRSLRVTGSALSTFAAGEPLSVSDHTPAVLLRTSFSTTAATNIKTPPPPPPIRIPSPSPSLHPPPPPPPFFPSPSPTIASSKLPHILSASSVSSHQRQPPVQQKKPLKLPHILSGSSLNSYNEDYTYDAKANSTYSSTPSQASSVWNWENFYPPSPPSSEYFERVHNKNNFSREADPEDDEEDKASNYTSHSQYSQHHHQHQHQHHPSDQSLHGKSNKQFDFFDTDSVNDEKLANGSVRNQKKVGENKQNYAAHHLNNWESEAEREEVQCSEWGDHDHYSTTTSSDDDDDEEEEVEEKDDIRSGYGPSRSNFGSTASVKNEEGSNINVNTKNFSVKKSDKMSEDGGSSSMSWGNGNGKVEMVSDRSIVVRHKDLAEIVAAIKEYFDKTASAGEQVSEMLETGRAQLDRSFKQLKKTVYHSSGVFSTISSTWSSKPPLAVKYRFEPSSIDEGGQKSLCSTLERLLAWEKKLYQEVKAREGVKIEHEKKLATLQSQESRSDDIAKLDKTKASITRLQSLMVVTSQAVSTTSSAIIGLRDSDLVPQLVELCHGFMYMWKSMNQFHQVQNDIVQQVRGLINREIKGQSTSDLHRQATRDLESAVSAWHSSYCRLIKFQRDFIRSLHGWFKLTLVSVNTEPTNGNREFSDSFMFCDEWKLALDRIPDTVASEAIKSFINVVHSIYVKQTEELKIKKRTESASKELEKKASSVRNIERKYYNSFSMVGIGLPDGGPDNGNILDARDPLAEKKAELAASQRRVEDEMVKHSKAVEVTRAMTLNNIQTGLPGVFQAMTSFSSLMTEALEAVCTRSYSIK